The window TAATGCTCGCAATGTCAAAAATATGGCTCTGCTTATTTTTCCTTCGATGCCTCGATTTGAGTGAAAATCGCAATAGTCCGACAGTCTCCTAGAATGTATCTTGAAAAGGGATTATTGCAATATTCATTTGCCGCTGTCAGAATTCGATTAGCCAAAAGGAACGTTTTTTCCTTGTGTTGCCTGAAATCTGGCTGTATAAACCTTGCTTCCAGTCAAAAAATGTTACCGAACATCCCTTGATGGGTACAAGGTGCTTTCGGTAAATGCTAAAACCCATGTAAATCAAATCGGATAAGTAAAGTGATGGATTCAGCAAACACATTTAACATAGTACTCGTTCAACCTGAAATTCCACCAAATACCGGCTCTATAGCCAGGCTGTGCGGAGCAACAAAAACCATTCTTCACCTTATTCATCCACTGGGTTTCTCCACTGATGATAAACATTTAAAGCGTGCAGGGCTCGATTATTGGCAATATGTAGACATTGTTTACTGGGATAGCCTTGATGACTTTTTAGAACAGCAGGATGAAAAAAGGCTCTACTTTTTCACCACAAAAACTGACAAGCCTTTTACAGAC of the Desulfosediminicola ganghwensis genome contains:
- the trmL gene encoding tRNA (uridine(34)/cytosine(34)/5-carboxymethylaminomethyluridine(34)-2'-O)-methyltransferase TrmL is translated as MDSANTFNIVLVQPEIPPNTGSIARLCGATKTILHLIHPLGFSTDDKHLKRAGLDYWQYVDIVYWDSLDDFLEQQDEKRLYFFTTKTDKPFTDAQYKPGDFLIFGRETKGLPEEIRTLYSDRCYTLPMQSPDIRSLNLAMTAGIVLYEALRQNNYTI